A region from the Vicia villosa cultivar HV-30 ecotype Madison, WI linkage group LG3, Vvil1.0, whole genome shotgun sequence genome encodes:
- the LOC131661508 gene encoding uncharacterized protein LOC131661508 — protein sequence MSLPSYFPLRWESTCQQWWYASPIDLAASNGHYDLVIELLHLDTNLLIKLTSLQRIRRLETLWDDDESQFHGVAKCRSQVARKLMLECETGNRNSLVKAGYGGWLLYTAASAGDVDFVTELLRREASLVFGEGEYGVTDILYAAARSKNCEVFRIVFDYAMLKNSGEVLNLDEVFKMDMVNRAVHAAARGGNWEILNEFVGSVHDILAYRDSHGCTVLHSAAATGQVEVVRKLLESFDIINLRDDHGNTALHVACYRGYLPVVEILIDASPLLAMLVNNHGDTLLHLAVAGFKSPGFCRLDKHAELMKRLVSEKIVKTREIVNLKNKDGRTALHVSVIDNIQVEVVELLMSLPSIDLNVCDVDGLTPLDLLKQRSRSTSSDFLIKRLISAGGVNRELISNNSESSCSVQPLQKIQIGVNGTSPGTLFRIPDAEIFLYTGIENASDANYVQTSPESYSCSSELSNSDGADSPYNNKSSSVNNAARRLKFLLRWRRRKGRKAAFSDLEDDDSLDPFSSSRNLDEVSIPLRQRYSQSCSPRTHSIRNFLPSPSSKMNFTTGLIQGVIQLNPHVTLPAHSTPNLFQELSVVSLSSNNKQKNLDIMGPSCSNRLNYKQDSFNKKLMNPYLSFGAQDLMNINDSNSCESNRSYKHFSSLVA from the exons ATGTCTCTTCCGTCGTATTTTCCTCTTCGTTGGGAAAGCACGTGCCAACAATGGTGGTACGCATCACCAATCGACTTAGCAGCCTCAAACGGCCACTACGATCTCGTCATCGAGCTTCTCCACCTCGACACAAACCTCTTAATCAAACTCACTTCCCTCCAAAGAATCCGCCGCCTCGAAACTCTTTGGGACGACGACGAGTCACAGTTCCATGGCGTCGCCAAATGCCGCTCCCAGGTTGCCAGAAAACTCATGCTCGAATGCGAAACGGGGAATAGAAACTCTCTTGTTAAAGCTGGATATGGTGGATGGCTTCTTTACACTGCTGCTTCTGCTGGTGACGTGGATTTTGTAACTGAATTGTTGAGAAGAGAGGCTTCTCTTGTTTTTGGTGAAGGTGAGTATGGTGTTACTGATATTTTGTATGCTGCTGCGAGGAGTAAGAATTGTGAGGTTTTTAGGATTGTGTTTGATTATGCAATGTTGAAAAATAGTGGAGAAGTGTTGAATTTGGATGAGGTTTTTAAGATGGATATGGTGAATAGAGCAGTTCATGCCGCGGCTAGAGGTGGTAATTGGGAGATACTCAATGAGTTTGTTGGAAGTGTTCATGACATTTTAGCTTATAGAGATTCTCATGGTTGTACTGTTTTGCATTCAGCAGCTGCTACAGGACAAGTTGAG GTGGTGAGAAAGCTACTTGAATCTTTTGATATTATCAACTTAAGAGATGATCACGGGAACACGGCGTTACATGTAGCTTGTTACAGGGGTTACTTACCTGTGGTAGAGATTCTAATAGACGCATCTCCTTTGTTAGCAATGTTAGTCAACAATCATGGAGATACTTTACTTCATTTGGCAGTGGCTGGTTTCAAAAGTCCTGGTTTCTGTAGACTAGACAAGCATGCCGAACTCATGAAGCGATTGGTGAGTGAAAAGATTGTGAAGACACGGGAGATTGTTAACTTAAAGAACAAGGATGGAAGAACTGCTCTTCATGTATCCGTGATTGATAACATCCAAGTTGAGGTAGTGGAATTGTTGATGTCTTTGCCATCAATTGATTTGAATGTTTGTGATGTTGATGGGCTGACCCCTTTAGATCTTTTGAAGCAAAGGTCACGGTCGACGTCTTCTGATTTTTTAATCAAAAGGTTGATTTCTGCGGGAGGGGTGAATCGTGAACTTATTTCGAACAATTCTGAATCAAGTTGTAGTGTGCAGCCGCTGCAGAAGATTCAAATCGGTGTAAATGGAACGAGTCCTGGTACTTTGTTTAGAATACCAGATGCAGAGATATTCTTGTACACCGGCATTGAGAATGCATCTGATGCCAATTATGTTCAAACTAGTCCTGAATCATATTCTTGCTCAAGTGAACTAAGTAACTCTGATGGTGCCGATTCTCCATATAACAACAAATCTAGCTCGGTTAATAACGCTGCAAGACGCTTAAAGTTTCTTCTAAGGTGGCGTAGGAGAAAAGGCAGAAAAGCCGCTTTCTCCGATttggaagatgatgattctcttGATCCTTTTAGTTCAAGTAGAAACTTGGATGAGGTTTCAATCCCATTAAGGCAAAGATACTCGCAATCATGTTCCCCTAGAACACATTCGATAAGGAATTTTCTTCCAAGTCCATCCTCCAAAATGAATTTCACTACAGGCCTCATCCAAGGAGTAATTCAGCTAAATCCACATGTTACTCTTCCTGCTCATTCAACTCCTAATCTTTTTCAAGAGTTGTCTGTGGTTTCTCTTTCTTCGAACAATAAACAAAAGAATCTCGATATAATGGGACCCTCTTGCTCAAATCGATTGAACTACAAACAAGATTCTTTCAATAAGAAATTGATGAATCCTTATCTTTCTTTCGGAGCACAAGACCTCATGAACATCAATGATTCAAATAGCTGTGAATCAAATCGGAGTTATAAGCATTTCAGTTCGTTAGTTGCATAG
- the LOC131661509 gene encoding lysine histidine transporter 2-like: MGVGDERGQPEETSTVDARQKAIDDWLPVTASREAKWWYSAFHNLTAMVGAGVLTLPYALSNMGWGPGVAILILSWVITLYTLWQMVEMHEMIPGKRFDRYHELGQEAFGEKLGLWIVVPQQILVEAGTCIVYMVTGGKSLKKIHDTLCPDCKDIRTSYWIIIFASVNFVLAQCPNFNSLSIISLSAAAMSLTYSTIAWAASLKKGITPEVNYGARSTKTADVIFNFLSALGDVAFAYAGHNVVLEIQATMPSTHEVPSKKPMWKGVILAYIGVAYCYFPVAIIGYYMFGNSVEDNILISLEKPAWLIAAANLFVVIHVIGGYQVFAMPVFDMIETLMVKKLNFPPTFALRFSVRSIYVALTMFIGICIPFFGSLLGFLGGFAFAPTTYFLPCIIWLRLKKPKKFGLSWTINMICIFIGVLLMILSPIGALRNIIVQAKTYKFFS, translated from the exons ATGGGTGTAGGTGACGAAAGAGGGCAACCTGAAGAAACTAGTACTGTTGACGCAAGACAAAAGGCTATTGATGATTGGCTTCCTGTAACTGCTTCAAGAGAGGCCAAATGGTGGTATTCGGCTTTCCACAATCTTACCGCCATGGTTGGTGCTGGTGTTCTCACCCTTCCATATGCTCTATCCAATATGGGCTG GGGACCCGGAGTTGCCATTCTTATTCTATCATGGGTGATTACATTGTACACTCTATGGCAAATGGTCGAGATGCATGAAATGATTCCTGGAAAGAGATTTGATAGGTATCATGAATTGGGACAAGAAGCCTTTGGAGAGAAATTGGGCCTTTGGATTGTGGTTCCACAACAAATTCTTGTTGAAGCTGGCACATGTATTGTGTACATGGTCACCGGTGGTAAATCACTGAAGAAAATTCATGACACTCTTTGTCCTGATTGCAAAGATATCAGAACCTCATATTGGATTATTATTTTCGCATCAGTCAACTTTGTTCTTGCACAATGCCCTAACTTTAACTCCCTTTCTATTATATCTCTGAGCGCAGCTGCTATGTCTTTGAC ATACTCAACCATAGCGTGGGCTGCTTCGCTTAAAAAAGGGATTACCCCAGAAGTGAATTATGGAGCAAGATCAACTAAAACTGCTGATGTtatattcaacttcctttctgcaTTGGGAGATGTAGCATTTGCTTATGCAGGTCATAATGTGGTTCTAGAAATTCAAGCAACTATGCCCTCAACCCATGAAGTGCCTTCCAAGAAACCTATGTGGAAAGGAGTTATTTTGGCATACATAGGAGTTGCTTACTGCTATTTCCCTGTTGCAATCATTGGATACTATATGTTTGGTAACTCTGTTGAGGATAACATTCTCATTTCACTAGAAAAGCCTGCTTGGCTCATTGCTGCTGCTAACTTGTTTGTTGTTATCCATGTTATTGGAGGCTATCAG GTATTTGCAATGCCCGTGTTTGACATGATTGAAACTCTCATGGTTAAGAAATTAAATTTTCCACCTACTTTTGCACTCCGATTTTCAGTTCGCAGTATATATGTTG CATTGACCATGTTCATTGGCATTTGCATCCCTTTCTTTGGTTCGCTTCTTGGGTTTCTCGGAGGATTTGCATTTGCCCCGACAACTTACTTT TTGCCTTGTATCATCTGGCTCAGACTCAAGAAACCCAAAAAATTTGGCTTGTCTTGGACAATTAATATG aTATGCATTTTTATTGGAGTCTTATTAATGATACTATCTCCAATTGGTGCTTTGAGAAATATCATTGTACAAGCCAAGACCTACAAGTTCTTCTCATAA